ATGGGTTCCCTTTAACGAAGCTTGGGGGCAGTTTAAGACGGTTGAGATTACCGAATGGACTAAAAATTATGATTCATCCCGCTTGGTTAATTCAGCTAGTGGAGGAAATCACTTTCAAACCGGCGATATTCTTGACTTACATAATTATCCTGCCCCTGAATTATATTTATACGATGCCAATAGGGTAACGGTGCTTGGAGAATATGGAGGTATTGGACTACCAATTCAAGGACATTTGTGGAAACCCGACAATAATTGGGGCTATATCAAATTTAAGAACTCAAAGGAGACTACCGATGAATATGTAAAATATGCGGAAATTCTCAAAAAAATGGTCAATGCTGGGTTTTCAGCAGCAATCTATACTCAAACCACTGATGTCGAAGGCGAAGTAAACGGCTTTATGACTTATGACCGAAAGGTGGATAAACTAGATATTGACAAAGTAAGTAAAATAAATAAGGAAGTTATTAATACTCTTAATAATTAGAACATCTTTGTTTTTAAGTAAATATCTAATATTACCTCAACATTATTTATCCTTTAAAATGGTATTTTTTGATTAATGGAAAGATTGGGAAAGTTAAAGTGAAATCAAATTATATGAGATTTATTAGTACATTTTCTGCAAATAAAAAACCAGCAATTCCACAAAGCTTTGGAAAGTGCTGGTTTTACTAGTGACCTCGACTGGATTCAAACCAGTAACCTCTTGAGCCGTAATCAAGTGCGCTATTCAGTTGCGCCACGAGGCCGTTTAAATTTTCCCTTAACGGGGTGCAAATATATTTCTTTTTACATTTACCACAAAATTAAGAACACATTATTAAATGGATTTTAAAAGCTTTATTAGAGATGTACCCAATTTCCCCAAAGAAGGAGTGGTTTTTAAGGATATAACATTACTATTACAAAATCCAATTACGTTAAATGAGACAGCAAATGCCTTATTGAAATTGCTTGATGGACAAAAAATAGATAAAGTGGTAGGTATGGAGAGTAGAGGATTTATTTTTGGACCTATGTTAGCTGAACGGCTTAATGCAGGTTTTGTACCAGTTCGTAAGCCAGGAAAATTACCTTCAAAGAGAATAAGCGAAACTTATAATTTAGAATATGGAACGGATACTTTGGAGATTCATTTAGACGCAATTGAAAAAGGAGACAAGGTCTTAATTCACGATGACGTGATGGCAACAGGTGGTACCGCAAATGCAGCTTGTAAATTAGTGGAAAAATTGGGGGGTGAAATTGTACAATGTAATTTTCTTATTGAGCTTACTTTTCTTAATGGAGTATCTAAAATTAAAGATTACCCAGTAAAGTCATTGTTGAAGTATTAGTCCAGTGCTTTAGTGGTAATTAAATAGCGCCAGCCAATTATTGCCATTTGAAATTTAGTGGCTTTAGCTAAATCTAGCTGTTGTTTACTATAAGACGGTAGTAGAACTTTATTGAGTTTTGCCAGTAGTTTGTAGAATGCTTTCTTCAAAGTTTTAATTTTTACAAAAATACGTAAATATAAAAGCGGTTGATCAAGTCGCCGAGTATTCGTGTACTTTAAATTAATACTAATTTAAAGTAAGGCTAATTACTATTGTTAGAACTAGAACAATTAAGAGTTCAATT
The genomic region above belongs to Maribacter hydrothermalis and contains:
- a CDS encoding adenine phosphoribosyltransferase, producing the protein MDFKSFIRDVPNFPKEGVVFKDITLLLQNPITLNETANALLKLLDGQKIDKVVGMESRGFIFGPMLAERLNAGFVPVRKPGKLPSKRISETYNLEYGTDTLEIHLDAIEKGDKVLIHDDVMATGGTANAACKLVEKLGGEIVQCNFLIELTFLNGVSKIKDYPVKSLLKY
- a CDS encoding SsrA-binding protein, which encodes MKKAFYKLLAKLNKVLLPSYSKQQLDLAKATKFQMAIIGWRYLITTKALD